In a single window of the Thermus amyloliquefaciens genome:
- a CDS encoding M23 family metallopeptidase — protein sequence MDWKPGHYLLLALALYALVVTLGFSQRGRQLSSLRQEVRVLGQKAAWAPEGYLLPLPGACLPARPENLPGAPRPYRKGVSAGFVFIGGDACVPVVRGMGVVAAFGGEVVKVEAGYKEPSPEEYQGLLEAVREGASPEQMDLLRGLEVWIRHPDGRTSVYAHLEAPYRGLKVGQRVFRGDPIGHVGNTGLMGGAPRLLFEIWEGEPDRGKYLFQGLKGEALLREAKAFFGLE from the coding sequence ATGGACTGGAAGCCGGGGCACTACCTCCTCCTGGCCCTGGCCCTGTACGCCCTGGTGGTCACCCTGGGGTTTTCCCAAAGGGGAAGGCAGCTTTCCAGCCTGCGGCAGGAGGTGCGGGTGCTGGGGCAGAAGGCGGCCTGGGCTCCCGAGGGGTACCTCCTTCCCCTGCCCGGGGCTTGTCTGCCCGCCCGTCCGGAAAACCTCCCGGGGGCTCCCCGCCCCTACCGCAAGGGGGTAAGCGCGGGCTTCGTGTTCATCGGAGGGGATGCCTGCGTCCCCGTGGTGCGGGGGATGGGGGTGGTGGCCGCTTTCGGGGGGGAGGTGGTGAAGGTGGAGGCGGGGTACAAGGAACCCTCCCCCGAGGAGTACCAGGGCCTCCTCGAGGCGGTGCGGGAAGGGGCCTCCCCAGAGCAGATGGACCTCCTGCGGGGGCTTGAGGTCTGGATCCGCCACCCCGACGGCCGCACCAGCGTCTACGCCCACCTCGAGGCTCCCTACCGGGGCCTGAAGGTGGGGCAGAGGGTGTTCCGGGGGGACCCCATCGGCCACGTGGGGAACACCGGGCTTATGGGCGGGGCTCCCCGCCTTCTCTTTGAGATCTGGGAAGGGGAGCCCGACCGGGGGAAATACCTCTTCCAGGGCCTAAAGGGGGAGGCGCTTCTTAGAGAGGCCAAGGCCTTCTTCGGCTTAGAATAG
- a CDS encoding MotA/TolQ/ExbB proton channel family protein has product MNVLRAGGPILWVLAALSVYVGYLVLYASFLLRKEGRVEEGLLYRLEGLAQLAPLVGLLGTTLGMIQAFLALAGEANPEGLAKGIAEALVNTGMGLLVAVVAYGGRVFLGGGR; this is encoded by the coding sequence ATGAATGTGCTGCGGGCAGGTGGTCCTATTCTGTGGGTGTTGGCGGCACTTTCTGTCTATGTGGGCTACCTCGTTCTCTATGCGTCGTTTCTTCTCCGGAAGGAGGGACGGGTGGAGGAGGGGCTTCTGTACCGCCTGGAAGGCCTGGCCCAGCTGGCCCCCTTGGTGGGGCTTTTGGGCACCACCTTGGGCATGATCCAGGCCTTCCTGGCCCTCGCCGGGGAGGCTAACCCAGAGGGCCTAGCCAAGGGCATCGCCGAGGCCCTGGTGAACACGGGCATGGGCCTCCTGGTGGCGGTGGTGGCCTACGGCGGCCGGGTCTTCCTGGGGGGCGGGCGGTGA
- the lspA gene encoding signal peptidase II, with protein sequence MPVILVPLLLSFDQILKLWALENLSPVPQPLLGDLLYLTLVKNTGAGFGLFAGKAFLLGWLSLGVGTLLLYLLAQRRYPLWQTLALSLIAAGALGNGIDRLGRGWVVDYLDLGTSIPLIATFPVFNLADVCVTAGAALLLLAPRKRRRF encoded by the coding sequence ATGCCCGTGATCCTGGTGCCCCTCCTGCTTTCCTTTGACCAGATCCTTAAGCTTTGGGCCCTGGAAAACCTCTCTCCCGTACCCCAGCCCCTTTTGGGGGACCTCCTCTACCTCACCCTGGTCAAGAACACCGGGGCAGGCTTCGGCCTTTTTGCGGGGAAGGCCTTCCTCCTGGGTTGGCTGAGCCTTGGGGTGGGGACCCTCCTCCTCTACCTCCTGGCGCAACGGCGCTACCCCTTATGGCAGACCCTGGCCCTTTCCCTTATCGCCGCAGGGGCCCTGGGCAACGGGATAGACCGCCTGGGAAGGGGATGGGTGGTGGACTACCTGGACCTGGGAACCTCCATCCCCCTCATCGCCACCTTCCCCGTCTTCAACCTGGCGGATGTGTGCGTGACGGCGGGGGCAGCCCTGCTCCTCCTGGCCCCCAGGAAACGCCGGCGCTTTTAA
- a CDS encoding ExbD/TolR family protein, whose product MELPRGEGLPGGGAVVVELDRQGRLALNGKPVRDLPALEEGLRALGLAGRPVRLEADAQVAHGRVVAVMEAVRRAGGERIQVAVRR is encoded by the coding sequence GTGGAGCTTCCCCGGGGGGAGGGGCTTCCCGGGGGCGGGGCGGTGGTGGTGGAGCTGGACCGGCAGGGGCGGCTGGCCCTAAACGGCAAGCCCGTGCGCGACCTCCCCGCCCTGGAGGAGGGCCTGAGGGCACTGGGGCTAGCGGGGCGGCCCGTGCGCCTGGAGGCGGACGCACAGGTGGCCCACGGGCGGGTGGTGGCGGTGATGGAGGCGGTACGCCGTGCAGGGGGCGAGCGGATCCAGGTGGCGGTCCGGCGCTAG
- a CDS encoding carboxypeptidase regulatory-like domain-containing protein, translating into MKGNRLKAFGFSLLGALALFLASCGQQPPPSPQTGNLSVTVLDASNNNPIPGAVVGVSGPQTTSGLTDSQGKVTFSNLPVGSYTVVASSSGYQQASSTANVQANQTAQVTLRLTPSSGGGGGGGDSDGTSKVARLEIVSVADASGSLPSQRERNTNKVVNLYAAQTEEAIRVTVRALDAQGRPVPGALVEAGVDTGALQGVNIFSGCGFSAQSSRPVGVTGANGEVCFTLFATSLFAQLLDQLEVLYNFQNPVKLVVSSNGQLDEAKFFFYNVSHLIYSGEGQDIRRSSARAGSNLGQIANNYSFDRPRLNDHIFNSLLRRKQPDSAPFTPQSRGIGYMVYTINDASMVSWVPTNLQLGVNSCEQITNNGTTCVDLDGSGVTLRPKSPQEGITPEDLPIQVNVTATWVALASYGEEEYSFPLKSYTFTKVWGGTGVQITKSGPRVIGWSGVNLSPTDVTLPKSGASVPAGAVYEYTITVRNTGNVPAQNAVITDKLPAELGFAAASDGATYDPVLHQVTWHWTTTPALQSIPVGGSVTVKVKLYARHKPGYAWNDNRGGNDRPDGLSDSYDRNDQTGGFGNRPPIYPANTLYPDPYRITNIVEVVSEAPQGPGNFERQDTSLDIWVVRPFLSLNKVAVSPVYAVGDTARFVVTARNVDRALSDPDYNNLKAQFPEDYRNALTAYGVQVRDLFGRFLDFVNSSSNSGPGQLDANAKTLTFRVGDMALGSTWQAILDFRVSGGLNQGEGNPEWLTNCARLYALNLNQYRYGWGPVKNGQLEPVEGQDPRPEPPYQRERGNPDGTGNYLEACDRVQDANLTITNMGEFAGPETPPLEVLVWGDGGVSPFFQVDTIVQPVRVGDTFYYIYLLTNQGSVPLNDIDFLVYRTSGSSVELDAQGGFAVYRGTGADWYSQDSNFVLTASAPTQVRIQSTVAFAPLQPGESLVIVVRAKAIAQGRSTFEAYAQTTNPLNVVTLYVQDTTNVQNPQ; encoded by the coding sequence ATGAAGGGAAACAGGCTTAAGGCATTTGGTTTCTCCCTCTTGGGGGCACTGGCGCTCTTCCTCGCCAGCTGCGGGCAGCAGCCGCCGCCGTCCCCGCAGACGGGTAACCTTAGCGTTACCGTTTTGGACGCCTCCAACAACAATCCCATTCCGGGGGCTGTGGTGGGGGTGAGTGGTCCTCAGACCACCTCTGGTCTAACGGACAGCCAAGGCAAAGTGACCTTCTCCAACCTGCCCGTGGGAAGCTATACCGTGGTCGCCAGCAGCAGTGGCTACCAACAGGCTTCCTCCACGGCCAACGTTCAGGCGAACCAGACCGCTCAGGTTACCTTGAGGCTAACTCCCTCCAGTGGTGGTGGTGGCGGTGGCGGCGATTCGGATGGCACCTCCAAGGTAGCCAGGCTGGAGATTGTTTCTGTGGCTGATGCCTCCGGGTCTCTACCATCCCAGCGGGAGCGCAACACCAACAAGGTGGTTAACCTGTACGCAGCCCAGACGGAGGAGGCCATCCGGGTAACCGTCCGCGCTCTGGATGCTCAGGGCAGGCCCGTGCCGGGGGCTTTGGTTGAAGCGGGTGTGGACACGGGGGCTTTGCAAGGGGTGAACATCTTCTCCGGTTGTGGGTTCAGTGCGCAGAGCTCCCGTCCCGTGGGGGTTACCGGGGCTAACGGAGAGGTTTGCTTCACCCTCTTTGCCACCTCGCTTTTCGCCCAGCTCCTTGATCAGCTGGAGGTTCTCTACAACTTCCAGAACCCTGTAAAGTTGGTGGTTTCCTCCAACGGTCAGCTGGACGAGGCCAAGTTCTTCTTCTACAACGTCAGCCACCTCATCTACAGCGGTGAGGGCCAGGACATTCGGCGCAGCAGCGCCCGCGCAGGCTCCAACCTGGGTCAAATCGCGAATAACTACAGCTTCGACCGCCCGCGCCTGAACGACCACATCTTCAATAGCTTGCTGCGTAGGAAGCAGCCCGATTCGGCGCCCTTCACTCCACAGTCGAGGGGTATCGGTTACATGGTCTACACCATTAACGATGCCTCCATGGTGAGCTGGGTGCCCACGAACCTGCAACTGGGAGTGAACAGCTGCGAACAGATTACCAATAACGGTACAACCTGTGTGGATCTGGATGGCTCTGGTGTCACCCTGCGGCCCAAGTCCCCGCAAGAGGGCATTACCCCCGAGGATCTCCCCATCCAAGTGAACGTTACCGCCACCTGGGTGGCTCTCGCCTCCTATGGCGAGGAGGAGTACAGCTTCCCCTTGAAGTCCTACACCTTCACTAAGGTTTGGGGTGGCACGGGTGTCCAGATAACCAAGTCGGGTCCCCGGGTGATCGGCTGGTCTGGGGTTAACCTCAGTCCTACCGACGTTACCTTGCCCAAGTCCGGGGCTTCGGTGCCCGCGGGGGCGGTGTACGAGTACACCATCACCGTCAGGAACACCGGAAACGTTCCTGCGCAGAACGCTGTCATCACCGATAAGCTGCCCGCAGAGCTCGGCTTTGCCGCGGCCAGCGACGGGGCTACCTATGACCCCGTGCTGCACCAGGTTACCTGGCACTGGACCACGACGCCCGCTTTGCAAAGCATCCCGGTGGGCGGCAGCGTAACGGTGAAGGTTAAGCTCTATGCCCGCCACAAGCCGGGGTATGCTTGGAATGACAACAGGGGCGGTAACGATCGTCCAGATGGGCTGTCCGATTCGTACGACCGCAACGACCAAACGGGCGGATTTGGCAACCGGCCTCCCATCTATCCTGCCAACACGCTCTACCCAGATCCTTACCGGATCACCAACATCGTGGAGGTGGTGAGCGAGGCGCCCCAAGGTCCGGGTAACTTTGAGCGCCAGGATACCAGCCTGGACATTTGGGTGGTCCGTCCCTTCCTGAGCCTCAATAAGGTAGCGGTGAGCCCGGTCTATGCCGTGGGTGATACCGCGCGCTTCGTGGTTACGGCCCGCAACGTGGACCGCGCCCTGTCTGATCCGGACTACAACAACTTGAAGGCCCAGTTCCCCGAGGACTACCGGAACGCCCTCACTGCTTATGGGGTTCAGGTGCGCGACCTCTTCGGCCGTTTCCTCGACTTCGTGAACTCCTCGTCCAACTCGGGCCCTGGCCAGCTGGATGCCAACGCCAAGACCCTGACATTTAGGGTTGGGGATATGGCCCTCGGGAGCACTTGGCAGGCCATCTTGGACTTCCGCGTCTCCGGTGGTCTGAACCAGGGGGAGGGTAATCCTGAGTGGCTTACCAACTGTGCCCGCCTCTACGCCCTGAACCTGAACCAGTACCGGTACGGATGGGGCCCTGTGAAGAATGGCCAGCTCGAGCCTGTTGAGGGGCAGGATCCGCGGCCCGAACCCCCTTACCAGAGGGAGAGGGGCAACCCCGACGGCACTGGCAACTACCTCGAGGCCTGCGATCGGGTGCAGGATGCCAACCTGACCATCACCAACATGGGCGAGTTTGCTGGCCCGGAAACTCCGCCTTTGGAGGTTCTTGTCTGGGGTGATGGCGGGGTTTCTCCCTTCTTCCAAGTGGATACCATCGTGCAGCCGGTGCGGGTGGGCGATACCTTCTACTACATCTACCTGCTGACCAACCAGGGTAGCGTCCCCTTGAACGACATCGACTTCCTGGTGTACCGCACCAGCGGGTCCAGCGTGGAGTTGGACGCTCAGGGCGGCTTTGCTGTGTACCGCGGCACGGGAGCGGATTGGTACTCTCAGGATTCCAACTTCGTCTTGACGGCTTCCGCTCCCACCCAGGTCCGGATCCAAAGCACCGTGGCGTTCGCTCCGCTGCAACCTGGCGAAAGCCTGGTCATCGTGGTACGGGCCAAGGCCATCGCCCAGGGCCGGAGCACCTTTGAGGCCTACGCCCAAACCACGAATCCCCTCAACGTGGTAACTCTCTACGTGCAGGACACCACCAACGTGCAGAATCCGCAGTAA
- a CDS encoding uracil-xanthine permease family protein, with the protein MKPRHLILGLQHTVAMFGATVLVPLLTGLNPAVALFTAGLGTLVFHLVTGRMVPVFLGSSFAFIAPILAAKEAGFSLAAVGGGIAAAGLVYALFALVVLLIGSERVRQVFPPVVTGPVIVVIGLTLAPVAVQMASKDWLLAVFTFLSAVVSAVFLRGLFQMVPVLLGVGAGYLLALALGRVDLAPLKEAPWFGLPSFTLATWEWGAVLLIAPVAFVTVMEHIGDILTNGRVVGKDFFARPGLHRTLLGDGLATSLAGLLGGPANTTYSENTGVLAVTKVYDPLVLRIAAVFAILLSFSPKLAALLQTLPQGVLGGISMLLFGMIASIGIRTLAEAEIDFTHSRNLIVVSAILVLGLGGAVAELGKVQVAGAAVPLKVSGMALAALVGVVLNLLLPRQLEPEELATEEERLP; encoded by the coding sequence ATGAAGCCAAGGCACCTTATCCTGGGCCTTCAGCACACGGTGGCCATGTTCGGGGCTACGGTGCTGGTGCCCCTCCTCACCGGGCTCAACCCGGCGGTGGCCCTCTTCACCGCCGGGCTTGGCACCCTGGTCTTCCACCTGGTCACGGGGCGGATGGTCCCGGTCTTCCTGGGCTCCAGCTTTGCCTTCATCGCCCCCATCCTGGCCGCCAAGGAGGCGGGCTTCTCCCTGGCGGCGGTGGGCGGCGGGATCGCGGCAGCAGGGCTGGTGTACGCCCTCTTCGCCCTTGTGGTCCTCCTCATCGGCTCGGAGAGGGTGCGCCAGGTCTTCCCCCCGGTGGTCACGGGGCCGGTGATCGTGGTCATCGGCCTCACCCTGGCCCCGGTGGCGGTGCAGATGGCCAGCAAGGACTGGCTGCTTGCGGTCTTCACCTTCCTGAGCGCCGTGGTGAGCGCGGTTTTCCTCCGAGGGCTTTTCCAGATGGTTCCCGTGCTCCTGGGGGTGGGGGCGGGCTACCTGCTGGCCCTGGCCTTGGGCCGGGTGGACCTAGCGCCTTTGAAGGAAGCCCCCTGGTTCGGCCTTCCCTCCTTCACCCTGGCCACCTGGGAATGGGGGGCGGTGCTCCTCATCGCCCCGGTGGCCTTCGTCACCGTGATGGAGCACATCGGGGACATCCTGACCAACGGCCGGGTGGTGGGCAAGGACTTTTTTGCCAGGCCCGGCCTGCACCGCACCCTCCTGGGAGACGGTCTGGCCACCAGCCTGGCGGGGCTTTTGGGGGGGCCCGCCAACACCACCTACTCGGAGAACACCGGGGTGCTGGCGGTCACCAAGGTCTACGACCCCTTGGTGCTACGCATCGCCGCGGTCTTCGCCATCCTCCTCTCCTTCTCCCCCAAGCTCGCCGCCCTCCTCCAGACCCTGCCCCAAGGGGTCTTGGGGGGCATCTCCATGCTCCTCTTCGGCATGATCGCCTCCATCGGCATCCGCACCCTGGCCGAGGCGGAGATTGACTTTACCCACAGCCGCAACCTCATCGTGGTGTCCGCCATCCTGGTCCTGGGCCTGGGCGGCGCGGTGGCGGAGCTGGGCAAGGTCCAGGTGGCGGGGGCCGCCGTGCCCCTCAAGGTGAGCGGCATGGCCCTGGCGGCCCTGGTGGGGGTGGTGCTGAACTTGCTTTTGCCCAGGCAGCTGGAGCCCGAGGAGCTGGCCACCGAAGAAGAGCGCCTGCCCTAA
- the tgt gene encoding tRNA guanosine(34) transglycosylase Tgt, whose protein sequence is MNPFRFAIQARSGRARVGLLSTPHGPVETPLFMPVGTQGSVKGLLPKDLKAIGSQVLLANTYHLLLRPGPERVRALGGLHGFAGWKGPWLTDSGGFQVMSLGHLRRIDEEGVLFQSHLDGSLVRLTPEGSIAVQEALGADIIMAFDECPPYPSSPEYLKASLERTLRWLERSLEAKTRPDQALFGIAQGGTDPGLRALSTRETLRFGLPGYAIGGLAVGESKEEMFPMVALSTEILPEDKPRYLMGVGHPEDLVAAMGLGVDLFDSVYPTRTGRFGSALVPEGRINLKNARFLEDPRPLEEGCDCYTCQTYSRAYLAHLVRAGEMLGGILLSLHNLRYLHRLTEGAREAIRQGDYGAFAWAFAERRFGKEVPAWFREALAAGGHK, encoded by the coding sequence ATGAATCCCTTTCGCTTCGCCATCCAAGCCCGAAGCGGCCGGGCCCGGGTGGGCCTGCTCAGCACACCCCACGGTCCCGTGGAAACCCCCCTTTTCATGCCCGTGGGCACCCAGGGCTCGGTCAAGGGGCTTTTGCCCAAGGACCTAAAGGCCATCGGCAGCCAGGTGCTCTTGGCCAACACCTACCACCTTCTCCTGCGGCCCGGGCCCGAGCGGGTGCGGGCCTTAGGGGGGCTCCACGGCTTCGCCGGCTGGAAGGGCCCCTGGCTCACGGACTCCGGGGGCTTCCAGGTGATGAGCCTCGGGCACCTCAGGCGCATCGACGAGGAGGGGGTCCTTTTCCAAAGCCACCTGGACGGGAGCCTGGTCCGGCTTACCCCGGAGGGGAGCATCGCCGTCCAAGAGGCCCTGGGAGCGGACATCATCATGGCCTTTGACGAGTGCCCCCCCTACCCCTCCTCCCCGGAATACCTGAAGGCCTCCTTGGAGCGCACCCTGCGCTGGCTGGAGCGGAGCCTGGAGGCCAAGACCCGGCCCGACCAGGCCCTTTTCGGCATCGCCCAAGGGGGGACGGACCCCGGGCTCCGGGCCCTCTCCACCCGGGAAACCCTGCGCTTCGGACTTCCCGGCTACGCCATAGGGGGCCTGGCCGTGGGGGAGAGCAAGGAGGAGATGTTCCCCATGGTGGCCCTCTCCACCGAGATCCTCCCCGAGGACAAGCCCCGGTACCTCATGGGGGTAGGGCATCCCGAGGACCTGGTGGCGGCCATGGGCCTGGGGGTGGACCTCTTTGACAGCGTCTACCCCACCCGCACGGGCCGGTTTGGAAGCGCCTTGGTGCCCGAAGGGCGGATCAACCTGAAAAACGCCCGCTTCCTGGAAGACCCAAGGCCCTTGGAGGAGGGCTGCGACTGCTACACCTGCCAGACCTACAGCCGCGCCTACCTGGCCCATCTGGTGCGCGCCGGGGAGATGCTTGGCGGCATCCTCCTTTCCCTGCACAACCTACGCTACCTCCACCGTCTCACCGAGGGAGCCCGGGAGGCCATCCGGCAGGGGGACTACGGGGCCTTCGCCTGGGCCTTTGCGGAAAGGCGCTTCGGCAAGGAGGTGCCCGCCTGGTTCCGGGAGGCCCTAGCCGCTGGGGGACACAAGTGA
- a CDS encoding AI-2E family transporter, which produces MREAFARVWENPYVRVLVYLFLLFLLSRLLLRAWPALSILLTAFAIAYLAHPVVRLFEARRLPRLLGVVLVYLGLGLFLGLASFLAAQTVLELSRLAQELPRLLEPFLAWLLDLPNREWTVPETLRPVLAEASRGLQSLLQGFLETLVRWLQGLLSQGGSLLGFFASLLGGIFQFLTALTLSVYFLYDLPRLAQAALLVFPEPYQPLVADLARKLDRSVGGYVRGQLLVALLVGLMVGVGLWLVGVPLAASLGFLAGVFNLIPFVGVIVSGVPALLLAATGGWAKMLLALLVLWLANQLEGNLLGPLIVGRATRLHPVTAIAAILLGATLFGLWGALLGVPAAAFLKVLLEDYYKASRFYREG; this is translated from the coding sequence ATGCGCGAGGCCTTTGCCCGGGTATGGGAGAACCCTTATGTGCGGGTTCTCGTTTACCTTTTCCTCCTCTTTCTGCTCTCGCGCCTTCTCCTTCGGGCCTGGCCCGCCCTTTCCATCCTGCTCACCGCCTTTGCCATCGCCTACCTCGCCCATCCCGTGGTGCGCCTCTTTGAGGCCAGAAGGCTTCCCCGGCTCCTGGGGGTGGTCTTGGTCTACCTGGGCCTGGGCCTCTTCCTTGGCCTCGCCTCCTTCCTCGCCGCCCAAACCGTGCTGGAGCTCTCTCGCCTAGCCCAGGAGCTTCCCCGGCTCCTGGAGCCCTTCCTTGCCTGGCTCCTGGACCTGCCCAATCGGGAATGGACCGTTCCCGAAACCCTAAGGCCCGTGCTGGCCGAGGCCAGCCGTGGCCTCCAGAGCCTTTTGCAAGGGTTCTTGGAAACCCTGGTTCGCTGGCTCCAGGGGCTTCTCTCCCAAGGGGGTAGCCTCCTGGGCTTCTTCGCCTCATTGCTGGGCGGCATTTTCCAGTTCCTTACCGCCCTTACCCTTTCCGTCTACTTCCTCTACGATCTGCCGCGCCTGGCTCAGGCGGCCCTTTTGGTCTTCCCCGAGCCCTACCAACCCCTGGTGGCCGACCTGGCCCGCAAGCTGGACCGGAGCGTGGGGGGGTATGTGCGGGGGCAGCTTTTGGTGGCCCTGTTGGTGGGCCTCATGGTGGGGGTGGGGCTTTGGCTGGTGGGGGTTCCCTTGGCGGCCAGCCTGGGCTTTCTGGCGGGGGTCTTTAACCTCATCCCCTTCGTGGGGGTGATCGTCTCCGGGGTGCCCGCCCTCCTCCTGGCGGCCACCGGGGGCTGGGCCAAGATGCTCCTGGCCCTTTTGGTCCTCTGGTTGGCCAACCAGCTTGAGGGGAACCTCCTGGGCCCCCTCATCGTGGGCCGGGCCACGCGCCTCCACCCGGTCACGGCCATCGCCGCCATCCTCCTGGGGGCCACCCTCTTCGGCCTGTGGGGGGCTCTCCTGGGGGTGCCCGCCGCCGCCTTCTTGAAGGTCCTGCTGGAGGACTACTACAAGGCAAGCCGCTTCTACCGGGAAGGCTAA
- the ispG gene encoding flavodoxin-dependent (E)-4-hydroxy-3-methylbut-2-enyl-diphosphate synthase produces MRRPTPTVWVGRVPVGGAHPIAIQSMTNTPTADVEATVTQVLALHRAGSEIVRLTVNDEAAAQAVPKIKESLLVEGVGVPLVGDFHFNGHLLLRKHPKMAEALDKFRINPGTLGRGRHKDEHFREMVAIALDLGKPVRIGANWGSLDPALLTELMDQNARRPAPKSAHEVLLEALVESAVRAYEAALELGLGEDKIVLSAKVSKAPDLVWVYRELARRTRAPLHLGLTEAGMGVKGIVASTAALAPLLLEGIGDTIRISLTPAPHEPRTKEVEVAQEILQALGLRNFAPEVTSCPGCGRTTSTFFQELAETVNAHLKAKLPEWRGKYPGVEELKVAVMGCVVNGPGESRHAHIGISLPGAGEEPKAPVYADGKLLTILKGENLAQDFLALLEDYVAKRFSQRE; encoded by the coding sequence ATGAGACGCCCTACCCCCACGGTCTGGGTGGGCCGGGTGCCCGTGGGCGGGGCCCACCCCATCGCCATACAGTCCATGACCAACACCCCCACCGCGGACGTGGAGGCCACCGTGACCCAGGTCCTGGCCCTCCACCGGGCGGGGAGCGAGATCGTCCGCCTCACGGTGAACGACGAGGCGGCGGCCCAGGCCGTGCCAAAGATCAAGGAAAGCCTCCTGGTGGAGGGGGTGGGGGTGCCCCTGGTGGGGGACTTCCACTTCAACGGCCACCTCCTCCTTAGGAAGCACCCCAAGATGGCCGAGGCCCTGGACAAGTTCCGCATCAACCCCGGCACCCTGGGCCGGGGGCGCCACAAGGACGAACACTTCCGGGAGATGGTGGCCATCGCCCTGGACCTGGGCAAGCCGGTGCGCATCGGGGCCAACTGGGGAAGCCTGGACCCCGCCCTCCTCACCGAGCTCATGGACCAAAACGCCAGGCGGCCTGCGCCCAAAAGCGCCCACGAGGTCCTTTTGGAGGCCCTGGTGGAAAGCGCAGTGCGCGCCTATGAGGCCGCCTTGGAGCTGGGCCTAGGGGAGGACAAGATCGTCCTCTCCGCCAAGGTGTCCAAGGCCCCGGACCTGGTCTGGGTCTACCGGGAGCTGGCCCGGCGCACCCGGGCCCCCCTCCACCTGGGCCTCACCGAGGCGGGAATGGGGGTGAAGGGGATCGTGGCCAGCACGGCGGCCCTGGCCCCGCTGCTTTTGGAGGGCATCGGGGACACCATCCGCATCTCCCTGACCCCTGCCCCCCATGAACCCCGCACCAAGGAGGTGGAGGTGGCCCAGGAGATCCTCCAGGCCCTAGGCCTAAGGAACTTTGCCCCCGAGGTGACCAGCTGCCCGGGGTGTGGCCGCACCACCAGCACCTTCTTCCAGGAGCTGGCGGAGACCGTCAACGCCCACCTCAAGGCCAAGCTCCCCGAGTGGCGAGGGAAATACCCCGGGGTGGAGGAGCTTAAGGTGGCGGTGATGGGGTGCGTGGTGAATGGCCCCGGGGAGAGCCGCCATGCCCACATCGGCATCTCCCTGCCGGGGGCCGGGGAGGAACCCAAAGCCCCGGTCTATGCGGACGGGAAGCTCCTCACCATCCTCAAGGGGGAAAACCTGGCCCAAGACTTCCTGGCCCTTTTGGAAGACTACGTGGCGAAACGCTTTTCCCAAAGGGAATGA
- the rpmB gene encoding 50S ribosomal protein L28, producing MSKVCEISGKRPIVANSIQRRGKAKREGGVGKKTTGISKRRQYPNLQKIRVQVAGQEITFRVATSHIPKVYELLDRAKGLKLEGLSAKEIKERLLKLL from the coding sequence ATGTCCAAGGTGTGCGAGATCAGCGGAAAGAGGCCCATCGTGGCCAATAGCATCCAAAGGCGGGGTAAGGCCAAGCGGGAAGGGGGCGTGGGTAAGAAGACCACCGGCATCTCCAAGCGCCGCCAGTACCCCAACCTCCAGAAGATCCGCGTCCAGGTGGCGGGCCAGGAGATCACCTTCCGGGTGGCCACGAGCCACATTCCCAAGGTGTACGAGCTTCTGGACCGGGCCAAGGGGCTTAAGCTGGAAGGCCTTTCCGCCAAGGAGATCAAGGAACGGCTTCTCAAGCTCCTTTAG